One region of Pan paniscus chromosome 5, NHGRI_mPanPan1-v2.0_pri, whole genome shotgun sequence genomic DNA includes:
- the H1-3 gene encoding histone H1.3, whose protein sequence is MSETAPVAPTTSAPAEKTPVKKKAKKAGATAGKRKASGPPVSELITKAVAASKERSGVSLAALKKALAAAGYDVEKNNSRIKLGLKSLVSKGTLVQTKGTGASGSFKLNKKAASGEGKPKAKKAGAAKPRKPAGAAKKPKKVAGAATPKKSIKKTPKKVKKPATAAGTKKVAKSAKKVKTPQPKKGAKSPAKAKAPKPKAAKPKSGKPKVTKAKKAAPKKK, encoded by the coding sequence ATGTCGGAAACTGCTCCAGTTGCTCCTACCACTTCTGCACCCGCAGAAAAAACACCTGTGAAGAAAAAGGCGAAGAAGGCAGGCGCAACTGCTGGGAAACGCAAAGCATCCGGACCCCCAGTATCTGAGCTTATCACCAAGGCAGTGGCAGCTTCTAAGGAGCGCAGCGGCGTTTCTCTGGCCGCGCTTAAGAAAGCGCTTGCGGCTGCCGGCTACGATGTAGAAAAAAACAACAGCCGCATCAAGCTTGGTCTCAAGAGCTTGGTGAGCAAAGGTACCCTGGTGCAGACCAAAGGTACCGGTGCTTCTGGCTCCTTCAAACTCAACAAGAAAGCGGCTTCCGGGGAAGGCAAACCCAAGGCCAAAAAGGCTGGCGCAGCCAAGCCTAGGAAGCCTGCTGGGGCAGCCAAGAAGCCCAAGAAGGTGGCTGGCGCCGCTACCCCGAAGAAAAGCATCAAAAAGACTCCTAAGAAGGTGAAGAAGCCAGCAACCGCTGCTGGGACCAAGAAAGTGGCCAAGAGTGCGAAAAAGGTGAAAACACCCCAGCCAAAAAAAGGTGCCAAGAGTCCAGCTAAGGCCAAAGCCCCTAAGCCCAAGGCGGCCAAACCTAAGTCGGGGAAGCCGAAGGTTACAAAGGCAAAGAAGGCAGCTCCGAAGAAAAAGTGA